A region of Pyxidicoccus parkwaysis DNA encodes the following proteins:
- a CDS encoding DUF3375 domain-containing protein, which yields MDFATLDTLRHQHPAWRLLVADHAPLIASFLHRSFLEANARSLPQRELVLKLEDHLHTLRERLGAEAFPRTATAYLDDWAEDGRGWLRKFYPPDTDEPHFDLTSAAERAIRWLSQLADRSFVGTESRLRTVFTLLEQMTEGTEVDPKARLAELERRKAEIEAEMAQVRAGRVELMDEAALKDRFQQMADTALGLLSDFRELEHGFRELDRVLRERIATWEGTQGELLETVLGEHDAISGSDQGRSFRAFWDFLMSPARQEELTRKLERVFALPAVQALKPDPRLLRIHFDWLETGEHTQRTVARLSEQLRRYLDDRAWLENRRIMQLIRGVEQHALAVRNQPPGRAFMEINEPSPSVELPLERPLFSPPMRLRVADAEVLEASEDVPAEALFAQAFIDKERLREHIRHSLQTREQVSLAELLHEAPLQQGLAELVAYLDLASDDRTALFEDSRTQTLTWTDAHGRARRITLPLVLFHR from the coding sequence ATGGATTTCGCCACCCTCGACACGCTGAGACACCAGCACCCCGCGTGGCGGCTGCTCGTCGCGGACCACGCGCCGCTCATCGCCAGCTTCCTGCACCGCAGCTTCCTGGAAGCCAACGCGCGCTCGCTGCCGCAGCGTGAGCTGGTGCTCAAGCTGGAGGACCACCTCCACACGCTGCGCGAGCGGCTGGGCGCCGAGGCCTTTCCGCGCACCGCGACGGCGTACCTCGACGACTGGGCGGAGGACGGGCGCGGCTGGCTGCGCAAGTTCTACCCGCCCGACACCGACGAGCCCCACTTCGACCTCACCTCCGCCGCCGAGCGCGCCATCCGCTGGCTGTCGCAGCTCGCGGACCGCTCCTTCGTGGGCACCGAGTCGCGGCTGCGCACCGTGTTCACACTCCTGGAGCAGATGACCGAGGGCACGGAGGTGGACCCGAAGGCGCGCCTCGCGGAGCTGGAGCGCCGCAAGGCGGAAATCGAAGCGGAGATGGCCCAGGTGCGCGCGGGCCGGGTGGAGCTGATGGACGAGGCCGCCCTCAAGGACCGCTTCCAGCAGATGGCGGACACCGCGCTCGGGTTGCTCTCCGACTTCCGCGAGCTGGAGCACGGCTTCCGCGAGCTGGACCGCGTGCTGCGCGAGCGCATCGCCACGTGGGAGGGCACGCAGGGCGAGTTGCTGGAGACGGTGCTCGGCGAACATGACGCCATCAGCGGCTCGGACCAGGGACGCAGCTTCCGCGCGTTCTGGGACTTCCTCATGTCTCCCGCGCGGCAGGAGGAGCTGACTCGCAAGCTGGAGCGCGTCTTCGCGCTACCTGCTGTGCAGGCGCTCAAGCCGGACCCGCGCCTGCTGCGCATCCACTTCGACTGGCTGGAGACGGGAGAGCACACCCAGCGCACCGTGGCGCGACTGTCCGAGCAGCTCCGGCGCTACCTGGATGACCGGGCGTGGCTGGAGAACCGCCGCATCATGCAGCTCATTCGAGGCGTGGAGCAGCACGCGCTCGCGGTGCGCAACCAGCCTCCGGGCCGCGCCTTCATGGAAATCAACGAGCCGTCTCCCTCCGTGGAGCTGCCCCTGGAGCGGCCCCTCTTCTCACCCCCCATGCGGCTGCGCGTGGCGGACGCCGAGGTGCTGGAGGCCAGCGAGGACGTCCCCGCCGAGGCCCTCTTCGCGCAGGCGTTCATCGACAAGGAGCGGCTGCGGGAGCACATCCGCCACTCGCTCCAGACGCGCGAGCAGGTGTCGCTCGCGGAATTGCTCCATGAAGCCCCGTTGCAGCAGGGGCTCGCGGAGCTGGTGGCCTACCTCGACCTCGCGTCCGACGACAGGACGGCGCTGTTCGAGGACTCGCGCACGCAGACGCTGACCTGGACGGACGCGCACGGCCGCGCGCGCCGCATCACCCTTCCCCTGGTGCTCTTCCACCGATGA
- a CDS encoding OmpW family outer membrane protein, producing MNTRMLCKLASLSLLFSSSAALADDDLGREKDSGYEDADLDAKSSDGAGFALGLRAGYGLPFGKAAGGGDSDSGKLSDFVSGVVPLQLDAGYFINSNVYVGANFQYGLGFLKEDCPEGASCSLSQMRLGLNVAYHFMPGQKLRPWLGLGVGYEMLDTSISATQLGISAKVKQSVRGLEFAAFQGGFDYKLNDSFSVGPFLTATVGQYSTVSSKIEVDGVDGVDPVDDSQDIEEKAIHTWLQGGVRMQVHF from the coding sequence ATGAACACCCGAATGCTCTGCAAGCTCGCGTCGCTGTCGCTCCTGTTCTCCTCTTCCGCCGCTCTCGCCGACGACGACCTCGGTCGTGAGAAGGACAGCGGCTACGAGGATGCGGACCTGGATGCAAAGTCCTCGGATGGCGCGGGCTTCGCGCTGGGTCTTCGCGCGGGCTACGGCCTGCCCTTCGGCAAGGCCGCTGGCGGTGGCGACAGCGATTCCGGCAAGTTGAGCGATTTCGTCAGCGGCGTCGTTCCGCTGCAGCTCGACGCGGGCTACTTCATCAACTCGAACGTCTACGTGGGCGCGAACTTCCAGTACGGCCTGGGCTTCCTCAAGGAGGACTGCCCCGAGGGTGCGAGCTGCAGCCTGAGCCAGATGCGCCTCGGCCTGAATGTGGCCTACCACTTCATGCCGGGCCAGAAGCTGCGTCCCTGGCTGGGCCTGGGCGTGGGCTACGAGATGCTCGACACCTCCATCTCCGCGACCCAGCTGGGCATCTCCGCCAAGGTGAAGCAGTCCGTCCGCGGCCTCGAGTTCGCCGCCTTCCAGGGTGGTTTCGACTACAAGCTGAACGACTCGTTCTCCGTGGGCCCCTTCCTCACGGCCACCGTGGGCCAGTACTCCACCGTCTCTTCCAAGATTGAGGTGGATGGGGTGGACGGGGTGGACCCCGTCGACGACTCGCAGGACATCGAGGAGAAGGCCATCCACACCTGGCTCCAGGGCGGCGTGCGGATGCAGGTCCACTTCTAG
- a CDS encoding AraC family transcriptional regulator has protein sequence MTAADADAYLARFRRVLEFIDAHLDGDLSVEGLSRVAAFSKFHFHRQFSSLFGMGVYEYVQLQRLKRASYQLAFREQRSIIDVALESGYEGPEAFARAFKKRVGQTPSEFRKQPRWEPWRATYQPLSELRNRHMKPTPQASQVRIIDFPETKVAALQHRGDPRRIGDSVRTFITWRKAHHLHPSRSATFNILYDNPEEVAPEDYRLDICAATDLEVKENPQGVVSKVIPGGRCAVLRHVGSDDTLAATVRYLYAEWLPQSGEELRDFPLVFQRVAFFPDVPEHEAVTDVFLPLK, from the coding sequence GTGACTGCAGCGGACGCGGACGCATACCTCGCCAGATTCCGTCGGGTGCTCGAGTTCATCGACGCGCACCTGGACGGCGATTTGAGCGTGGAAGGGCTCAGCCGCGTGGCTGCCTTCTCGAAGTTCCACTTCCACCGGCAGTTCTCCTCGCTCTTCGGGATGGGCGTCTACGAGTACGTCCAGTTGCAGCGCCTGAAGCGCGCCTCGTACCAGCTCGCCTTTCGCGAGCAGCGCTCCATCATCGACGTCGCACTGGAGAGTGGTTACGAGGGCCCCGAGGCCTTCGCACGCGCCTTCAAGAAGCGCGTGGGACAGACGCCCTCGGAGTTCCGGAAGCAGCCGCGGTGGGAGCCCTGGCGCGCGACGTACCAACCGCTGAGCGAGCTGAGGAACCGCCACATGAAGCCCACCCCGCAGGCCTCACAGGTCCGCATCATCGACTTCCCGGAGACGAAGGTCGCCGCCCTCCAGCACCGGGGAGACCCGCGCCGCATCGGCGACTCCGTGCGCACGTTCATCACCTGGCGCAAGGCGCATCACCTGCACCCCAGCCGAAGTGCCACCTTCAACATCCTCTACGACAACCCCGAGGAGGTTGCTCCCGAGGACTACCGGCTCGACATCTGCGCCGCCACGGACCTCGAGGTGAAGGAGAACCCGCAGGGCGTCGTGTCCAAGGTCATCCCCGGTGGCCGGTGCGCGGTGCTGCGGCACGTGGGCTCGGATGACACGCTGGCGGCCACCGTGCGCTACCTCTACGCGGAGTGGCTGCCCCAGAGCGGCGAGGAGCTCCGCGACTTCCCGCTGGTCTTCCAGCGCGTCGCCTTCTTCCCCGACGTGCCCGAGCACGAGGCCGTCACCGACGTGTTCCTGCCGCTGAAGTGA